From a region of the Vanessa atalanta chromosome 13, ilVanAtal1.2, whole genome shotgun sequence genome:
- the LOC125068265 gene encoding dual oxidase isoform X1 yields the protein MMAILKHCGFGCLLTLLACISACCSDPEVFYEKQRYDGWFNNRAYPDWGSVGSRLTRKTPASYADGVYMMAGVDRPGARTLSKLFMRGQDGLPSLANRTALLAFFGQVVTGEIVMASESGCPIEQHRIPVEKCDHMYDPECQGAMYMPFHRAAYDRSTGQSPNSPREQINQITSWIDSSFVYSTSEAWVNAMRSFQNGSLASEGGMPLRNTKRVPLFNNPVPHYMRMLSPERLFLLGDPRTNQNPAMVTFGILLMRWHNVVAARVHRQHPDWSDEQLFQRARRIVIASLQNIILNEYVPAFLGVPIPPYTGYRADVAPGVTHAFAVAAFRFGHTLVPPAILLRDRNCRYGRAPGGHDAIRLCQTWWDGNDVMSQVPIEEVLMGMASQLSEREDALLCSDVRDNLFGPMEFSRRDLGALNIMRGRDNGLPDYNTARAYFDLPKIKTFNEINPQLFENNPDLLQKLIQIYEGRLDNIDVYIGGMLESTGHPGELFRAIIIDQFTRIRDADRFWFENESNGIFTSEEIAELRRISLWDIIVNSTAVGPNDIQRDVFHWSEGDPCRQPYQLNASKLPPCKYLKGYDYFEGNEFAYIYTCLILAFVPILCAGAGYGVVKLQNSRRRRLKIQQEHLKNTEQKGSVDKMVCREWVHASHKRLVKLRLGPESALHVTDRKGDKLRTVPLEHTDQLTVLESQESRTNKRPLVLIRVQREHDLVLEMDSLASRRKFLVKFDAFLAQHKKALNLTQGHRDQILASAETRERRQRKLEHFFREAYAITFGLAPGEKRRRSEDSDPESIVMRTSLSKGEFASALGMKSDAVFVKKMFNIVDKDGDGRISFQEFLDTVVLFSRGATDDKLRIIFDMCDNDRNGVIDKGELSEMLRSLVEIARTTSLRDEHVTELIDGMFSDAGLQHKDHLTYSDFKLMMKEYKGEFVAIGLDCKGAKQNFLDTSTNVARMTSFHIEPSMDQSRHWFLLKWDYLTTFLEENRQNIFYLFVFYVVTIGLFVERFAHYSFMSEHLDLRHIMGVGIAITRGSAASLSFCYSLLLLTMSRNLLTKLKEFSIQQYIPLDSSIQFHKIVACTALFFSLLHTAGHMVNFYHVSTQPVENLRCLTKEVHFTSDFRPGITYWVFQTITGVTGVLLFIIMCIIFIFAHPVIRKRAYPWFWRAHSLHVALYALCLVHGLARLTGAPRFWIFFLGPAIIYTLDKVVSLRTKYLALDVLETEMLPSDVIKIKFYRPPNLKYLSGQWVRLACTAFKKEEFHSFTLTSAPHENFLSCHIKAQGPWTWKLRNYFDPCNYNPENQPKIRIQGPFGGGNQDWYKFEVAVMVGGGIGVTPYASILNDLVFGTSTNRYSGVACKKVYFLWICPSHKHFEWFIDVLRDVERKDVTNVLEIHIFITQFFHKFDLRTTMLYICENHFQRLSRTSMFTGLKAVNHFGRPDMSSFLKFVQKKHSYVSKIGVFSCGPRPLTKSVMSACEQVNRTRRLPYFIHHFENFG from the exons aggttttttatgaaaaacagCGATACGATGGTTGGTTCAATAACAGAGCCTATCCCGACTGGGGTTCAGTTG GCAGTCGACTAACAAGAAAAACACCCGCTTCGTATGCTGACGGCGTGTATATGATGGCGGGCGTGGACAGACCAGGCGCAAGGACTTTGTCTAAGCTTTTCATGCGAGGACAAGATGGGCTACCGTCTCTCGCAAACAGAACAGCTTTGCTCGCATTTTTCG GTCAAGTTGTCACGGGAGAGATAGTGATGGCCTCAGAATCGGGGTGTCCGATCGAGCAGCATCGCATCCCAGTAGAAAAATGCGACCACATGTACGACCCAGAATGCCAAGGCGCTATGTACATGCCCTTCCATAGAGCTGCGTACGATAGATCTACTGGTCAAAGTCCTAACAGTCCTCGAGAGCAA ATAAATCAGATAACATCTTGGATTGACAGCAGTTTCGTGTACAGTACGAGTGAGGCCTGGGTGAATGCAATGAGGTCATTTCAG AATGGAAGTTTAGCAAGTGAAGGAGGGATGCCTTTACGAAATACGAAACGTGTACCACTCTTTAACAACCCAGTTCCTCATTACATGAGGATGCTTAGTCCCGAAAGGCTTTttt TGTTAGGCGATCCGCGCACAAATCAAAACCCAGCAATGGTAACATTTGGGATCTTATTGATGCGTTGGCACAACGTGGTGGCGGCGCGGGTGCATCGACAGCATCCAGACTGGAGCGACGAACAGCTGTTCCAACGAGCGAGAAGAATCGTAATTGCGAGTTTACAG AATATCATCCTGAATGAATACGTCCCTGCTTTCCTGGGCGTCCCGATCCCGCCATACACTGGATACCGCGCAGACGTAGCACCAGGTGTCACACACGCCTTCGCCGTGGCTGCTTTCCGATTTGGACACACATTAGTCCCACCGGCCATATTGTTGAGAGACAGAAACTGTAGATACGGTAGAGCACCTGGCGGTCATGATGCAATTAGACTATGCCAAACATGGTGGGATGGAAAT GATGTTATGTCTCAAGTACCTATAGAAGAAGTTCTTATGGGTATGGCATCACAATTATCGGAACGTGAGGATGCACTCCTGTGCTCAGATGTGAGGGATAATCTCTTTGGACCAATGGAATTCTCGCGAAGAGATCTCGGTGCTTTGAATATAATGAGAGGAAGAGATAACGGCTTACCCGACTACAACACTGCAAg GGCTTACTTTGATCTACCTAAAATCAaaacttttaatgaaattaatccaCAACTTTTTGAGAATAATCCTGATTTACTCCAAAAATTGATACAAATTTACGAAGGAAGACTCGATAACATAGATGTTTATATTG GTGGAATGCTTGAGTCAACTGGTCACCCAGGAGAATTGTTCAGAGCAATAATCATTGACCAGTTTACAAGAATACGAGACGCTGATAGATTTTGGTTTGAGAACGAATCAAATGG gataTTTACAAGTGAAGAAATAGCAGAACTGCGTCGTATAAGTCTTTGGGacattattgtaaatagtaCAGCAGTAGGTCCTAATGATATTCAACGAGATGTATTCCACTGGAGTGAAGGAGACCCATGCCGTCAGCCATATCAGCTAAACGCTTCTAAGCTACCACCTTGCAAATATCTGAAGGGTTACGATTACTTTGAG GGTAACGAGTTCGCTTACATTTACACCTGTTTAATTCTCGCATTCGTTCCGATACTTTGTGCTGGTGCTGGCTACGGTGTAGTAAAACTACAGAATAGCCGACGTCGTCGCCTTAAAATACAGCAAGAACATTTGAAAAACACTGAACaaaaag gtTCTGTAGATAAAATGGTATGTAGGGAATGGGTACATGCATCCCACAAGAGACTAGTAAAACTCAGACTTGGTCCAGAATCTGCACTTCATGTAACAGACCGCAAGGGAGATAAGTTGCGGACTGTGCCATTAGAACACACCGATCAACTCACTGTATTGGAGAGCCAA gaAAGTCGCACCAATAAACGTCCTCTTGTCTTAATTCGAGTGCAACGTGAACACGACCTTGTTCTAGAAATGGACTCTCTTGCTTCACGTCGCAAATTTCTTGTTAAATTTGACGCCTTTCTCGCGCAACACAAAAAAGCACTTAATCTTACTCAG gGGCATCGAGATCAAATCTTAGCATCAGCGGAAACAAGAGAACGACGACAAAGAAAACTGGAACATTTCTTTAGGGAAGCATATGCTATTACTTTTGGCCTTGCACCTGGTGAAAAAAGAAGAAGATCAGAAGATTCCGATCCAGAG tctaTCGTAATGAGAACATCTTTATCTAAAGGCGAATTCGCAAGCGCTCTCGGAATGAAATCCGATGCagtttttgtgaaaaaaatgttcaatattGTTGACAAAGATGGTGATGGAAGAATATCCTTCCAG gaGTTTCTTGATACTGTTGTATTATTTTCCCGAGGGGCAACAGATGACAAGCTtcgaattatatttgatatgtgTGATAACGACCGGAACGGAGTGATCGATAAAGGTGAATTAAGTGAAATGCTGCGTTCCTTAGTCGAGATTGCTAGAACCACGTCATTAAGAGACGAACACGTTACTGAACTCATAGATGGCATGTTTTCT gaTGCTGGTCTTCAACACAAAGATCATCTCACGTATTCTGACTTTAAGCTTATGATGAAAGAATATAAAGGAGAGTTCGTTGCTATTGGTCTAGACTGTAAAGGtgcaaaacaaaactttttagaCACATCCACGAATGTTGCAAGAATGACTAGTTTTCATATTGAACCATCCATGGACCAATCTAG GCATTGGTTCCTACTCAAATGGGACTATCTTACAACATTTCTGGAGGAAAACagacaaaatatattctatctaTTTGTATTCTACGTCGTAACAATAGGCTTATTCGTGGAAAGATTTGCACATTATTCATTCATGTCTGAACATCTGGATCTGAGGCATATTATGGGAGTTGGGATTGCTATAACTAGGGGATCGGCGGCTTCCTTGTCATTCTGCTACAGTCTTCTATTGTTAACCATGTCCAGAAACTTGTTGACTAAGTTAAAG gaATTCAGCATTCAACAGTACATTCCCCTTGATTCAAGTATCCAGTTTCACAAGATAGTAGCTTGCACGGCACTCTTTTTTTCGCTTCTCCACACAGCGGGTCACATGGTGAACTTTTATCACGTTTCAACACAACCAGTAGAAAATTTACGCTGTTTAACAAAAGAAGTTCATTTCACATCAGACTTTAGACCTGGGATAACTTATTGGGTCTTCCAAACTATAACAG GCGTAACTGGtgtgcttttatttataatcatgtgcataatatttatatttgcacaTCCGGTTATACGTAAGCGGGCCTACCCGTGGTTTTGGCGAGCGCACTCCCTACACGTGGCGCTTTATGCACTTTGCCTCGTGCACGGTCTCGCAAGGCTTACTGGAGCACCGAGGTTCTGGATTTTCTTCCTCGGTCCAGCTATTATTTACACTTTGGATAag GTTGTTTCTCTACGCACTAAATATCTAGCCTTAGATGTTTTGGAAACGGAAATGTTGCCATCTGATGTCATAAAAATCAAGTTCTATAGGCCgcctaatttaaaatatttatcag gtCAATGGGTCCGACTAGCCTGTACAGCATTTAAGAAGGAAGAATTTCATTCGTTTACATTGACATCTGCACCTCATGAGAACTTCCTTTCTTGTCATATAAAAGCGCAAGGACCTTGGACTTGGAAGCTCAGAAACTACTTTGACCCCTGCAATTATAATCCTGAAAATCAGCCTAAGATAAG AATTCAAGGACCCTTCGGAGGAGGAAATCAAGATTGGTACAAATTTGAAGTAGCGGTCATGGTTGGTGGAGGCATTGGTGTGACTCCTTATGCCTCAATTCTAAATGATCTTGTGTTCGGAACGTCAACCAATAGATATTCAGGAGTTGCTTGCAAAaag gtCTACTTCCTATGGATCTGCCCTTCACATAAACATTTTGAATGGTTTATCGACGTGTTACGAGATGTGGAACGTAAAGACGTCACAAATGTACTGGAAATACACATATTCATCACACAGTTCTTTCACAAGTTCGACCTCAGGACGACAATGCTG TATATCTGCGAAAACCACTTCCAGAGATTGTCTCGCACGTCCATGTTCACGGGTCTTAAAGCTGTCAATCATTTCGGACGACCTGACATGTCCTCATTTCTTAAGTTCGTGCAGAAAAAGCACAGTTAT GTTTCTAAAATTGGTGTATTCTCTTGCGGTCCTCGGCCGCTCACCAAATCCGTCATGTCAGCGTGCGAGCAGGTCAACCGCACGAGACGACTACCATACTTCATTCACCACTTCGAAAACTTTGGATAA
- the LOC125068265 gene encoding dual oxidase isoform X2, giving the protein MPLRNTKRVPLFNNPVPHYMRMLSPERLFLLGDPRTNQNPAMVTFGILLMRWHNVVAARVHRQHPDWSDEQLFQRARRIVIASLQNIILNEYVPAFLGVPIPPYTGYRADVAPGVTHAFAVAAFRFGHTLVPPAILLRDRNCRYGRAPGGHDAIRLCQTWWDGNDVMSQVPIEEVLMGMASQLSEREDALLCSDVRDNLFGPMEFSRRDLGALNIMRGRDNGLPDYNTARAYFDLPKIKTFNEINPQLFENNPDLLQKLIQIYEGRLDNIDVYIGGMLESTGHPGELFRAIIIDQFTRIRDADRFWFENESNGIFTSEEIAELRRISLWDIIVNSTAVGPNDIQRDVFHWSEGDPCRQPYQLNASKLPPCKYLKGYDYFEGNEFAYIYTCLILAFVPILCAGAGYGVVKLQNSRRRRLKIQQEHLKNTEQKGSVDKMVCREWVHASHKRLVKLRLGPESALHVTDRKGDKLRTVPLEHTDQLTVLESQESRTNKRPLVLIRVQREHDLVLEMDSLASRRKFLVKFDAFLAQHKKALNLTQGHRDQILASAETRERRQRKLEHFFREAYAITFGLAPGEKRRRSEDSDPESIVMRTSLSKGEFASALGMKSDAVFVKKMFNIVDKDGDGRISFQEFLDTVVLFSRGATDDKLRIIFDMCDNDRNGVIDKGELSEMLRSLVEIARTTSLRDEHVTELIDGMFSDAGLQHKDHLTYSDFKLMMKEYKGEFVAIGLDCKGAKQNFLDTSTNVARMTSFHIEPSMDQSRHWFLLKWDYLTTFLEENRQNIFYLFVFYVVTIGLFVERFAHYSFMSEHLDLRHIMGVGIAITRGSAASLSFCYSLLLLTMSRNLLTKLKEFSIQQYIPLDSSIQFHKIVACTALFFSLLHTAGHMVNFYHVSTQPVENLRCLTKEVHFTSDFRPGITYWVFQTITGVTGVLLFIIMCIIFIFAHPVIRKRAYPWFWRAHSLHVALYALCLVHGLARLTGAPRFWIFFLGPAIIYTLDKVVSLRTKYLALDVLETEMLPSDVIKIKFYRPPNLKYLSGQWVRLACTAFKKEEFHSFTLTSAPHENFLSCHIKAQGPWTWKLRNYFDPCNYNPENQPKIRIQGPFGGGNQDWYKFEVAVMVGGGIGVTPYASILNDLVFGTSTNRYSGVACKKVYFLWICPSHKHFEWFIDVLRDVERKDVTNVLEIHIFITQFFHKFDLRTTMLYICENHFQRLSRTSMFTGLKAVNHFGRPDMSSFLKFVQKKHSYVSKIGVFSCGPRPLTKSVMSACEQVNRTRRLPYFIHHFENFG; this is encoded by the exons ATGCCTTTACGAAATACGAAACGTGTACCACTCTTTAACAACCCAGTTCCTCATTACATGAGGATGCTTAGTCCCGAAAGGCTTTttt TGTTAGGCGATCCGCGCACAAATCAAAACCCAGCAATGGTAACATTTGGGATCTTATTGATGCGTTGGCACAACGTGGTGGCGGCGCGGGTGCATCGACAGCATCCAGACTGGAGCGACGAACAGCTGTTCCAACGAGCGAGAAGAATCGTAATTGCGAGTTTACAG AATATCATCCTGAATGAATACGTCCCTGCTTTCCTGGGCGTCCCGATCCCGCCATACACTGGATACCGCGCAGACGTAGCACCAGGTGTCACACACGCCTTCGCCGTGGCTGCTTTCCGATTTGGACACACATTAGTCCCACCGGCCATATTGTTGAGAGACAGAAACTGTAGATACGGTAGAGCACCTGGCGGTCATGATGCAATTAGACTATGCCAAACATGGTGGGATGGAAAT GATGTTATGTCTCAAGTACCTATAGAAGAAGTTCTTATGGGTATGGCATCACAATTATCGGAACGTGAGGATGCACTCCTGTGCTCAGATGTGAGGGATAATCTCTTTGGACCAATGGAATTCTCGCGAAGAGATCTCGGTGCTTTGAATATAATGAGAGGAAGAGATAACGGCTTACCCGACTACAACACTGCAAg GGCTTACTTTGATCTACCTAAAATCAaaacttttaatgaaattaatccaCAACTTTTTGAGAATAATCCTGATTTACTCCAAAAATTGATACAAATTTACGAAGGAAGACTCGATAACATAGATGTTTATATTG GTGGAATGCTTGAGTCAACTGGTCACCCAGGAGAATTGTTCAGAGCAATAATCATTGACCAGTTTACAAGAATACGAGACGCTGATAGATTTTGGTTTGAGAACGAATCAAATGG gataTTTACAAGTGAAGAAATAGCAGAACTGCGTCGTATAAGTCTTTGGGacattattgtaaatagtaCAGCAGTAGGTCCTAATGATATTCAACGAGATGTATTCCACTGGAGTGAAGGAGACCCATGCCGTCAGCCATATCAGCTAAACGCTTCTAAGCTACCACCTTGCAAATATCTGAAGGGTTACGATTACTTTGAG GGTAACGAGTTCGCTTACATTTACACCTGTTTAATTCTCGCATTCGTTCCGATACTTTGTGCTGGTGCTGGCTACGGTGTAGTAAAACTACAGAATAGCCGACGTCGTCGCCTTAAAATACAGCAAGAACATTTGAAAAACACTGAACaaaaag gtTCTGTAGATAAAATGGTATGTAGGGAATGGGTACATGCATCCCACAAGAGACTAGTAAAACTCAGACTTGGTCCAGAATCTGCACTTCATGTAACAGACCGCAAGGGAGATAAGTTGCGGACTGTGCCATTAGAACACACCGATCAACTCACTGTATTGGAGAGCCAA gaAAGTCGCACCAATAAACGTCCTCTTGTCTTAATTCGAGTGCAACGTGAACACGACCTTGTTCTAGAAATGGACTCTCTTGCTTCACGTCGCAAATTTCTTGTTAAATTTGACGCCTTTCTCGCGCAACACAAAAAAGCACTTAATCTTACTCAG gGGCATCGAGATCAAATCTTAGCATCAGCGGAAACAAGAGAACGACGACAAAGAAAACTGGAACATTTCTTTAGGGAAGCATATGCTATTACTTTTGGCCTTGCACCTGGTGAAAAAAGAAGAAGATCAGAAGATTCCGATCCAGAG tctaTCGTAATGAGAACATCTTTATCTAAAGGCGAATTCGCAAGCGCTCTCGGAATGAAATCCGATGCagtttttgtgaaaaaaatgttcaatattGTTGACAAAGATGGTGATGGAAGAATATCCTTCCAG gaGTTTCTTGATACTGTTGTATTATTTTCCCGAGGGGCAACAGATGACAAGCTtcgaattatatttgatatgtgTGATAACGACCGGAACGGAGTGATCGATAAAGGTGAATTAAGTGAAATGCTGCGTTCCTTAGTCGAGATTGCTAGAACCACGTCATTAAGAGACGAACACGTTACTGAACTCATAGATGGCATGTTTTCT gaTGCTGGTCTTCAACACAAAGATCATCTCACGTATTCTGACTTTAAGCTTATGATGAAAGAATATAAAGGAGAGTTCGTTGCTATTGGTCTAGACTGTAAAGGtgcaaaacaaaactttttagaCACATCCACGAATGTTGCAAGAATGACTAGTTTTCATATTGAACCATCCATGGACCAATCTAG GCATTGGTTCCTACTCAAATGGGACTATCTTACAACATTTCTGGAGGAAAACagacaaaatatattctatctaTTTGTATTCTACGTCGTAACAATAGGCTTATTCGTGGAAAGATTTGCACATTATTCATTCATGTCTGAACATCTGGATCTGAGGCATATTATGGGAGTTGGGATTGCTATAACTAGGGGATCGGCGGCTTCCTTGTCATTCTGCTACAGTCTTCTATTGTTAACCATGTCCAGAAACTTGTTGACTAAGTTAAAG gaATTCAGCATTCAACAGTACATTCCCCTTGATTCAAGTATCCAGTTTCACAAGATAGTAGCTTGCACGGCACTCTTTTTTTCGCTTCTCCACACAGCGGGTCACATGGTGAACTTTTATCACGTTTCAACACAACCAGTAGAAAATTTACGCTGTTTAACAAAAGAAGTTCATTTCACATCAGACTTTAGACCTGGGATAACTTATTGGGTCTTCCAAACTATAACAG GCGTAACTGGtgtgcttttatttataatcatgtgcataatatttatatttgcacaTCCGGTTATACGTAAGCGGGCCTACCCGTGGTTTTGGCGAGCGCACTCCCTACACGTGGCGCTTTATGCACTTTGCCTCGTGCACGGTCTCGCAAGGCTTACTGGAGCACCGAGGTTCTGGATTTTCTTCCTCGGTCCAGCTATTATTTACACTTTGGATAag GTTGTTTCTCTACGCACTAAATATCTAGCCTTAGATGTTTTGGAAACGGAAATGTTGCCATCTGATGTCATAAAAATCAAGTTCTATAGGCCgcctaatttaaaatatttatcag gtCAATGGGTCCGACTAGCCTGTACAGCATTTAAGAAGGAAGAATTTCATTCGTTTACATTGACATCTGCACCTCATGAGAACTTCCTTTCTTGTCATATAAAAGCGCAAGGACCTTGGACTTGGAAGCTCAGAAACTACTTTGACCCCTGCAATTATAATCCTGAAAATCAGCCTAAGATAAG AATTCAAGGACCCTTCGGAGGAGGAAATCAAGATTGGTACAAATTTGAAGTAGCGGTCATGGTTGGTGGAGGCATTGGTGTGACTCCTTATGCCTCAATTCTAAATGATCTTGTGTTCGGAACGTCAACCAATAGATATTCAGGAGTTGCTTGCAAAaag gtCTACTTCCTATGGATCTGCCCTTCACATAAACATTTTGAATGGTTTATCGACGTGTTACGAGATGTGGAACGTAAAGACGTCACAAATGTACTGGAAATACACATATTCATCACACAGTTCTTTCACAAGTTCGACCTCAGGACGACAATGCTG TATATCTGCGAAAACCACTTCCAGAGATTGTCTCGCACGTCCATGTTCACGGGTCTTAAAGCTGTCAATCATTTCGGACGACCTGACATGTCCTCATTTCTTAAGTTCGTGCAGAAAAAGCACAGTTAT GTTTCTAAAATTGGTGTATTCTCTTGCGGTCCTCGGCCGCTCACCAAATCCGTCATGTCAGCGTGCGAGCAGGTCAACCGCACGAGACGACTACCATACTTCATTCACCACTTCGAAAACTTTGGATAA